CGCGCCAGCGCCGGCATCGGCCCACGGGACCGCCATGCCCACCGAGAAGTATTTGGACTGGACCGCGACGCCCAGCTCCTGCGTGAGACTGTCGTACGCGACGATCGAGAACGTGCTCGGCTGGGACACCGCGCCGGCCGTCATGGGCAGCACGAAGGCGGCCGGGAGGGCGACCAGCAGGATGCAGCCGCGGAGGCGGGCCATACGGTCCTCGTGACGAGACGTGGGATTCGATTCCGGCAGCGGTTGTTTCAAACTACCAAAAAAGGGAGGACGGGCGGAACCCCTTCCCCCCGGGGTGAGACGACGGGGTGCGGCTTGGTCGAGCCGCACCCCGTCGGGTGTTGCGGTGGAAAGTCTCTCGAGGCGCCCTAGGGAGCTGCCTTTGCCGGAGCCTCTTCGGGCTTGGTCTTCATCGTCGCGAGCCAGGCCGAGACGGTCTTCGCCTGTTCGGGTGTCCCGGCGAACTTCTTCTTGTGCTTCTTGCCGTCGACCAGCTCCTTCCGGAGGAGCCAGCCTTCGATCCATGCCGCATCCCTCTTGATTCCCGCTCCCGAGAGATCGGGGGGCTGCTTCTTCGTGCTCGTCGCGGTCGCCGAGGCTTCCTCGCCCTCCTCCGCCGTCGATTTCCGCTTCTCGATCTTGGCGGCTTTCAGCGTGTGGCAGGAATTGCATTTGGAGTCGAGGAAGACCTTCTGCCCCGCCGGCACGTCATCGGCCGCGAACGCGACCCCACTCGCCAGGAGGGCAACCGCCCCGGCCACCGTGAGACACCATCGGATCTTCTTCATCTCGTCCTCCGCGGTCGAAGAAGGAGTGCTGAGGCTTCGGGCCATCCTCCGCCTCCTCCAAGGTACCCCGCACGCGCCGGCGGCGCGCGGCTACGCATGGCCCAGGCCGGACTCTACTTTGGTACCCCGTGACGATCGCGGTCGATCTGCCGGATCTGGAGCGCGAGCCCCACGAGCGCGAACGCGATGAAGACGAGAGAGACGGCCAGT
The nucleotide sequence above comes from Candidatus Eisenbacteria bacterium. Encoded proteins:
- a CDS encoding c-type cytochrome; the encoded protein is MARSLSTPSSTAEDEMKKIRWCLTVAGAVALLASGVAFAADDVPAGQKVFLDSKCNSCHTLKAAKIEKRKSTAEEGEEASATATSTKKQPPDLSGAGIKRDAAWIEGWLLRKELVDGKKHKKKFAGTPEQAKTVSAWLATMKTKPEEAPAKAAP